The proteins below are encoded in one region of Syntrophotalea carbinolica DSM 2380:
- a CDS encoding pilus assembly protein PilP yields MICRSLLLSITLGMIVLMVSACGNDEKASVPVPPRQKVKVAPRPSSADVKAVEDEQKAPAGYVYDPAGLRDPFQALVMIRKPVLDDGQPLTPLQKFDLSQFRLSAIVVGKEEPMAMVTAPGGKAYVLKRGVKIGKNGGVVTKISPDLVHVEEKYYDFTGKLSKTSLELGFIKKAGDN; encoded by the coding sequence ATGATTTGCCGATCATTGTTACTGTCGATTACGCTCGGCATGATTGTTTTGATGGTTTCCGCCTGTGGAAACGATGAAAAGGCCTCAGTGCCGGTTCCTCCTCGGCAAAAAGTTAAAGTTGCCCCGCGTCCTTCGTCGGCAGATGTAAAAGCCGTTGAAGACGAGCAAAAGGCTCCCGCGGGTTATGTTTATGACCCTGCCGGGTTGCGTGACCCTTTTCAAGCTCTGGTTATGATAAGGAAGCCCGTCTTGGATGATGGGCAGCCCTTGACGCCACTTCAGAAATTTGACCTTTCTCAATTCCGACTGAGCGCCATAGTTGTCGGTAAGGAAGAGCCGATGGCTATGGTTACCGCCCCTGGCGGTAAGGCATATGTTCTAAAAAGAGGTGTAAAGATCGGGAAGAATGGAGGCGTTGTGACCAAGATTTCTCCCGACCTTGTGCATGTGGAAGAAAAATATTATGACTTTACCGGTAAATTATCTAAGACGAGTCTTGAACTTGGGTTTATTAAAAAGGCAGGAGATAACTGA
- a CDS encoding type 4a pilus biogenesis protein PilO, whose product MNPKLDKVLSLPNYQKLLLLLLVCSVIFGLFWLVVYQPMGKELDRLQRQKGGLERKLAEDRRIADNLPKFRAEYEKLEKQLEVALRELPNKKEISSLLVGISSLAKNTGLEVVEFKPSAPVPQGFYAQVPVSLRLKGSFHEIAMFSYHVGNMTRIVNLSNLRMGNAKVEDGRNLLSVECKATTFQFIDTPVDKAKTGKRKGRK is encoded by the coding sequence ATGAATCCTAAACTGGACAAGGTTCTTAGCCTTCCGAATTATCAAAAACTTCTTTTGCTGTTGCTGGTCTGTTCTGTTATTTTTGGCCTTTTTTGGCTCGTTGTTTATCAACCGATGGGGAAAGAGCTCGATAGATTGCAAAGGCAAAAAGGAGGGTTAGAGCGGAAGCTTGCCGAGGACAGGCGAATTGCCGATAATTTGCCGAAATTTCGTGCGGAATACGAAAAACTAGAAAAACAGCTTGAGGTAGCCCTTAGGGAGTTGCCCAACAAAAAAGAGATATCTTCGCTTCTGGTCGGAATTTCTTCTCTTGCTAAAAATACCGGTTTGGAGGTCGTCGAATTTAAGCCCTCCGCTCCGGTTCCTCAGGGGTTTTATGCTCAGGTACCTGTCTCTTTAAGATTAAAAGGATCATTCCATGAGATTGCTATGTTTTCATACCATGTCGGAAACATGACTCGCATAGTCAATCTCAGTAATCTCAGGATGGGAAATGCCAAGGTCGAAGATGGTAGAAATTTATTGAGTGTTGAATGTAAGGCGACGACCTTTCAGTTTATCGACACTCCTGTCGATAAGGCCAAAACGGGAAAAAGGAAGGGTAGAAAATAA
- a CDS encoding PilN domain-containing protein, giving the protein MIRINLLPVRAAQKRARFQREIFFCVVAVVFALLVCSALYVQSRIKIAGEKALIAEYNKEIASLKSVLGEVAEFKKKQTEYQDKLNVLADLKRKKNGPIHLLDDLNRALPDKLWLESFQEESGGVKIKGVGVSEKSVAGFITALESSPYFRDVDLKVTKQVEQDGVKLQSFEIYCKQDAPPIKVSGKEGSKI; this is encoded by the coding sequence ATGATACGTATTAATCTTTTGCCTGTCAGGGCCGCCCAGAAACGTGCCAGGTTTCAGCGGGAAATTTTCTTCTGTGTTGTTGCCGTTGTTTTTGCTTTGCTGGTGTGTTCGGCTCTTTATGTTCAATCAAGGATAAAAATTGCCGGGGAAAAGGCACTGATTGCGGAATATAATAAGGAGATCGCCAGTCTTAAATCGGTTCTCGGCGAGGTCGCCGAATTTAAAAAGAAACAGACCGAATACCAGGATAAACTGAACGTTTTGGCTGATCTTAAACGGAAAAAAAACGGGCCGATCCATTTGCTGGATGATCTAAATAGGGCCCTTCCCGACAAGTTGTGGCTTGAAAGTTTTCAGGAGGAGTCGGGTGGTGTGAAGATTAAGGGTGTTGGTGTTAGCGAAAAATCTGTGGCTGGTTTCATTACTGCACTGGAGTCCTCTCCTTATTTTCGTGATGTTGATCTTAAAGTTACTAAACAGGTTGAGCAGGATGGGGTGAAGTTACAGTCTTTTGAAATCTACTGTAAACAGGATGCGCCGCCTATTAAAGTTTCCGGGAAGGAAGGTTCAAAGATATGA
- the pilM gene encoding type IV pilus assembly protein PilM, whose amino-acid sequence MIALFSIYHDRGCRMFFGLFGASEDVVGIDIGTRSIKLVQLKQVKGKYQLVNLGIAQLPTSAIVDHAIMDLAAVAECVRSLVESQSVQTKNVATSVSGHSVIIRNIFLPTMSDDEVEVSIEWEAEQYIPFELSDVNLDFQILGPDPKDPSQIKVLLVAAKKDFIDEFLSVFNECGLNPVVMDIDCFALENVFQANYEQEEAVVGLIDVGSSSMNINVLHEGLSVFTRDIQVGGNMFNDEIQKRLGLNSEEAELVKLGGTIEEVQPDVVAEIVSDSMEQLVQEIQRSIDFFAATSSDKQVEKVYLSGGVVKTSGLVDALQKQLGIPVEIMNPLRNVSIDGDKFDMEYVESVLPFLAIGTGLAMRRLGDK is encoded by the coding sequence ATGATTGCCTTGTTCTCAATTTATCACGATCGGGGATGTCGAATGTTTTTCGGACTGTTTGGAGCGAGCGAGGATGTCGTCGGTATCGATATCGGTACCAGGTCTATCAAGCTGGTTCAATTGAAGCAGGTGAAGGGTAAATATCAGTTGGTAAATTTGGGGATTGCCCAATTGCCAACCAGTGCCATAGTTGACCATGCAATCATGGATTTGGCAGCCGTGGCTGAATGTGTTCGGAGCCTGGTGGAAAGCCAATCGGTCCAGACAAAAAATGTCGCAACTTCCGTTTCCGGACATTCTGTTATTATCCGAAATATTTTTTTGCCGACGATGAGCGATGATGAGGTTGAAGTCTCCATTGAATGGGAAGCGGAACAGTATATACCTTTTGAGCTTTCTGATGTTAATCTCGATTTTCAAATTCTCGGGCCTGATCCAAAAGATCCATCTCAGATAAAAGTACTGCTTGTTGCAGCCAAAAAAGATTTTATAGATGAATTTCTTTCCGTGTTTAACGAATGTGGATTGAATCCGGTCGTTATGGATATTGATTGTTTCGCCCTCGAGAACGTCTTTCAGGCAAACTATGAGCAGGAGGAGGCTGTTGTCGGACTGATAGATGTTGGATCCAGTTCGATGAATATAAATGTTTTGCACGAAGGTCTTTCCGTTTTTACTCGTGATATACAAGTAGGCGGAAATATGTTCAATGATGAAATCCAAAAAAGACTGGGCCTCAATAGTGAAGAAGCCGAGTTGGTTAAACTCGGTGGAACCATAGAGGAGGTTCAACCCGATGTGGTTGCCGAAATTGTATCCGATTCCATGGAGCAACTAGTGCAAGAGATTCAACGTTCCATTGACTTTTTCGCGGCAACTTCTTCCGATAAGCAGGTTGAAAAGGTCTATCTTTCTGGCGGGGTTGTGAAGACCTCCGGATTGGTCGATGCATTGCAGAAACAGCTGGGGATTCCCGTTGAAATTATGAATCCTTTGCGGAATGTGTCCATAGATGGTGATAAGTTTGATATGGAGTATGTAGAGTCGGTGTTGCCTTTCCTGGCTATCGGTACCGGACTTGCGATGAGGAGGCTTGGCGATAAATGA
- a CDS encoding prepilin peptidase, producing MDSYSVGAVVFLFGTVIGSFLNVCIYRVPHGLSVISPSSHCPQCKTPIRWYQNIPIFGYLFLRGRCASCGVGISIRYPMVEVLTGVLFALVWHDLSGLFVIPVYWLFVASMVTISFIDLDHKIIPDVISLPGIVLGFLLSFAVPWLTWQDSILGILLGGGSLYLVAKVYYWMTHVEGMGGGDVKLLAMIGAFLGWKAILPVIFLGSLSGALVGVPLMLYKRAGGKLAIPFGPFLATGAVIYLLLGEQLIQWYISFAFPE from the coding sequence ATGGATTCTTATTCGGTTGGTGCGGTGGTTTTCCTTTTTGGAACCGTAATCGGGTCTTTTCTCAATGTTTGTATTTATCGGGTTCCTCATGGATTGTCCGTGATTTCACCTTCCTCCCATTGTCCTCAATGCAAGACGCCTATTCGTTGGTATCAAAACATTCCGATTTTCGGTTATTTATTTTTGCGTGGGCGTTGTGCCTCCTGCGGGGTCGGTATTTCCATACGTTATCCCATGGTTGAGGTTTTAACAGGTGTCTTGTTTGCTTTGGTGTGGCATGACCTCAGCGGTCTATTTGTGATCCCTGTCTATTGGTTGTTTGTTGCCTCCATGGTGACGATCTCCTTTATTGACTTGGATCATAAAATTATTCCGGATGTTATCAGCTTGCCGGGGATCGTTCTCGGATTCCTTCTATCTTTCGCCGTTCCTTGGTTAACCTGGCAGGATTCCATTTTGGGTATACTCTTAGGTGGAGGGAGTCTCTATCTCGTTGCGAAGGTTTACTATTGGATGACTCACGTCGAGGGAATGGGTGGCGGAGATGTTAAGTTGCTTGCCATGATCGGTGCCTTTCTTGGATGGAAAGCAATTCTGCCTGTCATTTTTCTGGGTTCGTTATCCGGAGCCTTGGTGGGGGTTCCCCTTATGTTATATAAACGGGCCGGTGGAAAACTAGCGATTCCGTTTGGACCATTTTTGGCTACTGGAGCCGTTATTTACCTGCTTTTGGGGGAACAGCTCATCCAATGGTACATTTCTTTTGCCTTTCCTGAATAA
- a CDS encoding ABC transporter permease: MKSLVPLMVITFKEGIRNRAIFGIFLLALSLFAANFLICGMIMQEVGKVAVDVALSAVSFSGLLLVLFVGINLLAKDLDRRTIYMVLARPISRAQYIWGKFLGMALLIIVSVSFLGGGALLSIASVKWAYPSYFSRFAWGGILWALALIALMLILLSALSFLFASFASSSFVTLILTVISYFIGHGVAAIKVLVEAPQTVGIEVSATTVRLVETAYYLFPNLSVFDIKIQAAHNLPLSLMYMFWIVVYGIIYSGLAVTVAGFIFSRREFP, from the coding sequence ATGAAGTCACTTGTACCGTTGATGGTTATCACCTTTAAGGAAGGCATCCGGAACCGCGCTATCTTTGGTATTTTTTTGTTGGCGCTTTCTTTGTTTGCAGCCAATTTTTTGATATGTGGCATGATTATGCAGGAAGTTGGGAAAGTTGCTGTTGATGTTGCCTTGTCAGCGGTTTCCTTTTCCGGGCTTTTATTGGTCTTGTTTGTCGGTATCAATCTTTTGGCGAAAGACCTTGATCGTCGGACCATTTATATGGTCCTGGCGAGGCCAATCTCCAGGGCGCAATACATTTGGGGTAAGTTTTTAGGAATGGCCTTGCTGATCATTGTATCGGTATCCTTTTTGGGAGGAGGGGCTTTGCTTTCCATCGCTTCGGTGAAGTGGGCTTATCCAAGTTATTTTTCGAGGTTCGCCTGGGGTGGTATTTTGTGGGCGCTTGCACTCATTGCTCTTATGCTTATTTTGTTGTCTGCGCTGAGTTTTCTCTTTGCCTCCTTTGCTTCCAGTTCTTTTGTTACCTTGATATTGACGGTTATTAGTTATTTCATTGGCCATGGCGTTGCAGCTATTAAAGTCCTAGTTGAAGCACCGCAGACGGTCGGAATAGAAGTGTCTGCAACCACCGTGCGATTGGTGGAGACGGCTTATTATCTTTTTCCTAATTTATCCGTGTTCGATATCAAGATACAGGCTGCCCATAATCTTCCGCTTTCTCTGATGTACATGTTTTGGATCGTGGTTTATGGGATAATATACTCGGGATTAGCTGTAACGGTAGCCGGGTTTATTTTTTCACGCAGGGAGTTTCCGTGA
- a CDS encoding ABC transporter ATP-binding protein has product MVIVDGVCKTFREGLRGRKVQALQGVSVSVHQGEVFGFLGLNGAGKSTTIKVLLNLIRPDVGKATILGRDVRDPSVRNRVGFLPENPYFYDYLTGEELLWFGGRASGVAKKVLKKRIPLLMEQVGLTDAGKRHLRTYSKGMVQRAGLALAIVHDPDVVILDEPMSGLDPLGRKMVGDMILSLRGEGKTVFFSSHILNDIERFCDRIGIIAKGRLRLTGKLSELVSSEDTLERLFLRSVSAEDGGQIS; this is encoded by the coding sequence ATGGTTATTGTTGATGGGGTATGTAAGACTTTTCGGGAGGGGCTGCGTGGCCGGAAAGTTCAAGCGTTACAGGGCGTAAGTGTCAGTGTACACCAAGGTGAAGTTTTCGGATTCCTCGGACTTAATGGAGCCGGGAAATCCACCACGATTAAAGTGCTGTTAAATCTGATTCGCCCGGATGTCGGTAAGGCTACGATTCTCGGCCGGGATGTCCGGGATCCTTCGGTTAGAAACCGTGTCGGGTTCCTGCCCGAAAATCCATATTTTTACGATTATTTGACCGGCGAAGAATTGCTCTGGTTCGGAGGTCGGGCTTCGGGGGTAGCAAAGAAGGTTCTCAAAAAGCGTATTCCTCTGTTGATGGAGCAGGTCGGGTTGACTGATGCCGGAAAACGGCATTTACGCACTTATTCCAAAGGTATGGTGCAACGCGCAGGCTTGGCTCTTGCCATTGTGCATGATCCCGATGTGGTCATTCTTGACGAGCCAATGAGCGGTTTAGATCCCCTGGGACGAAAAATGGTCGGGGATATGATCCTCAGTCTGAGAGGGGAGGGTAAGACGGTGTTCTTTTCCTCCCACATCCTTAATGACATCGAAAGATTCTGTGATCGCATTGGTATCATTGCCAAAGGGCGTTTACGTCTTACGGGCAAGTTGTCGGAACTTGTTTCGTCCGAGGATACTCTTGAGAGACTTTTTTTGCGCTCTGTTTCTGCAGAGGACGGAGGGCAGATATCATGA
- a CDS encoding type IV pilin protein has protein sequence MSMMCVSSKNNKIGGFSLIELVIVVFILSVLAAVAIPKYRELVARADNGAALADLGQHCKLEAAFMGDFSQYGRTNNAAAAAAHGVGAILIGPADNTMVIACPDGYVRVGLSSGVHFLSNTQAANGSGFSAIFKHVSGTRIYGVDSDTFGIFQIPGVSGQTLLASGANVASTAGDDFSAAGWQHF, from the coding sequence ATGTCGATGATGTGTGTCAGCTCAAAGAATAACAAAATTGGTGGTTTCTCCCTTATTGAACTGGTCATCGTTGTTTTTATCCTCTCTGTTTTGGCAGCGGTTGCTATTCCCAAGTATCGGGAACTTGTGGCCCGTGCCGATAACGGTGCAGCTCTTGCGGATCTCGGACAACACTGCAAACTCGAAGCGGCTTTTATGGGAGACTTTTCACAGTATGGAAGAACCAACAATGCTGCTGCTGCTGCTGCTCATGGAGTCGGGGCGATTTTAATCGGTCCGGCGGACAATACCATGGTTATTGCCTGTCCGGATGGTTATGTCCGAGTGGGGCTGAGCAGTGGCGTCCATTTTTTATCCAATACCCAGGCCGCCAACGGTTCCGGTTTCAGTGCCATTTTTAAACATGTAAGTGGAACACGGATTTATGGTGTTGATAGTGATACTTTCGGTATTTTTCAGATCCCCGGCGTCTCGGGGCAGACCTTGCTGGCATCGGGGGCCAACGTAGCGTCAACTGCTGGTGATGATTTCAGTGCTGCAGGATGGCAGCATTTTTAG
- a CDS encoding type IV pilin protein translates to MLKELRKNEKGFTLIELLIVVAIIGILAAIAIPQFAAYRQRAFNSAALTDINNLQKSEAAFFTDWQVFGHSAAAAAGAAPNAATAANAGAIVTGPDNGVAGNVIWVTGNAQSLQAGLSNNVDMIAHTNAGGDSFNAATKHVQGSRSYAVDADLTATYMAEATVGNNLVAGDIINPVAQNDDFNGQNNNDGNPFTMM, encoded by the coding sequence ATGTTGAAAGAACTTCGTAAGAACGAAAAGGGTTTCACTCTCATCGAACTGTTGATCGTTGTTGCGATCATCGGTATCTTGGCCGCCATTGCCATTCCCCAGTTTGCCGCCTATCGTCAGCGCGCCTTCAACTCCGCCGCCCTGACCGATATTAACAATCTGCAGAAATCCGAAGCTGCTTTCTTTACCGATTGGCAGGTGTTCGGTCACTCTGCCGCTGCAGCAGCAGGTGCTGCGCCTAATGCTGCTACCGCCGCTAACGCCGGTGCCATCGTTACCGGTCCCGATAACGGTGTCGCCGGTAACGTGATCTGGGTCACCGGTAATGCCCAGTCTTTGCAGGCCGGCTTGAGCAACAATGTTGATATGATCGCCCACACCAATGCCGGCGGTGATTCTTTTAACGCCGCTACCAAGCATGTTCAGGGATCCCGTTCCTACGCCGTTGACGCCGATCTGACCGCTACCTACATGGCGGAGGCTACCGTCGGAAACAATCTGGTTGCCGGTGACATTATCAATCCCGTTGCCCAGAATGACGATTTTAATGGTCAAAACAATAATGATGGTAATCCCTTCACCATGATGTAA
- a CDS encoding sigma-54-dependent transcriptional regulator has translation MENRQENQHRILVVDDEESMREFLCILLKRDGYLVDAVSDGQQAVACLKEQNYDLIISDIKMPRLDGFGLLDHVKERFASTAMIMITAFSTAEQAVDAMKKGAYDYITKPFKNEEIRLVVENALERMDLRRENLQLKKELGQRFSFANIIGKSKVMQGVYDLIEKVSASKVNVLITGESGTGKELVARAIHYNSDRHDRPFVAIYCGAIPENLLESELFGHEKGAFTGAVQQKQGLFEVADGGTLFLDEIAELPPMMQVKLLRVIQEHEFRKVGGTRDLKVDVRLVAATNKDLAQAVTEDQFREDLYYRLNVIQVGLPPLRDRREDIPLLVSHFLQKLTPGFSTTIPDGVMRRFLDYHWPGNIRELENTVERCVVLGGKGEITEDSLPPHMLCISGTGDQQLTELPEEGLDLDDYLGAIEKDILLKALDRTGGVRKRAAELLHITFRSIRYRLAKFGIEAEGGDERSGLGCDK, from the coding sequence ATGGAAAATAGACAGGAAAATCAGCATCGCATTCTCGTAGTTGATGATGAAGAGAGTATGCGAGAATTCCTATGCATTCTCCTGAAGAGGGACGGATATCTTGTTGATGCTGTAAGTGATGGTCAACAGGCAGTTGCATGCCTTAAAGAGCAAAACTACGACCTTATTATCAGTGACATTAAAATGCCGAGGTTGGATGGGTTTGGATTGTTGGATCATGTTAAGGAACGATTTGCAAGTACGGCCATGATTATGATCACGGCATTTTCAACCGCGGAGCAGGCTGTCGATGCCATGAAAAAGGGCGCGTACGATTATATAACCAAACCTTTTAAAAACGAAGAAATTCGTCTGGTGGTTGAAAATGCCCTGGAGCGTATGGATTTGCGCCGGGAAAACCTGCAACTCAAAAAAGAACTGGGCCAGCGTTTCTCCTTTGCTAATATTATCGGCAAAAGCAAAGTCATGCAGGGGGTTTATGACCTGATTGAAAAGGTATCCGCGAGTAAGGTCAACGTTCTTATTACCGGAGAGAGCGGTACCGGCAAGGAATTGGTCGCTCGCGCGATTCACTACAATAGCGATAGGCACGATCGGCCTTTTGTAGCCATATATTGCGGGGCCATTCCAGAAAACTTATTGGAGAGTGAACTTTTTGGTCATGAAAAAGGCGCCTTTACCGGTGCGGTGCAACAGAAGCAAGGCTTGTTCGAAGTGGCAGACGGGGGGACTCTGTTTCTTGATGAAATCGCCGAATTGCCTCCTATGATGCAGGTGAAATTGCTGCGGGTTATTCAGGAACATGAATTTCGCAAGGTTGGCGGCACCCGGGATCTCAAAGTCGACGTACGCCTGGTGGCGGCTACCAATAAAGACCTGGCGCAGGCGGTAACCGAAGACCAATTTCGAGAAGATCTGTATTACCGGCTCAACGTTATTCAGGTTGGATTGCCCCCATTGCGGGACCGCCGGGAAGATATTCCTCTGCTGGTTAGTCATTTTCTGCAAAAGTTAACCCCCGGTTTTAGTACAACGATTCCTGACGGCGTGATGCGGCGATTTCTCGATTATCACTGGCCGGGCAATATACGCGAACTTGAAAATACCGTGGAGCGTTGTGTCGTTCTTGGCGGCAAGGGAGAAATCACCGAGGATAGTCTGCCGCCCCATATGCTTTGTATAAGCGGGACAGGAGATCAGCAACTTACGGAGTTGCCGGAGGAGGGGCTTGATCTCGATGATTATTTAGGGGCTATTGAAAAGGATATCCTCCTCAAGGCTCTGGATCGGACTGGCGGGGTGCGCAAGCGGGCCGCCGAACTTCTCCATATCACCTTCCGCTCCATACGCTATCGTTTGGCAAAATTCGGGATTGAGGCCGAAGGTGGGGACGAACGATCTGGGCTCGGGTGTGACAAATAA
- a CDS encoding two-component system sensor histidine kinase NtrB: MLVISLFLCGSILFQIRGDSGAQWIVLRYLYLLVAVSYLQAMVSLVLVKYVGPLRWLAQSQVVWDLVFATFLIYLTGGIASIFSSFYILVILTSVLLLSRRDVILVASAAAILYGSLINFQYYRQLPQLLGVVFPTDVGGAETLYTLFINIVAFLVVGILGGILVGRLLHSEDVRQQITIDYEELERLNRAILENLTSGLVIVDRQLRIRSLNAAAQEMLGGCFNELYNATISRFFPDQMFVQEGQFQVVSRGEGWLVDRHDCRRPIGYNTSILTDPDRQVDGLLVTFQDLTDLKEMEERLKRSDRLAAVGQLAAGLAHEIRNPLASISGSVQLLKENIALGEEDRSLMNIVVKEADRLNGLLREFLLFARPSPPEKQWFRAEEFVSELANLCSADKRFNNIDIQRHCSPDDELLGDRGQLRQALWNLLINAAEAMPDGGRLIFDFLPNPPRLVVSDTGPGIPEYLRQKIYDPFFTTKDHGTGLGLATVHNIVEAHGGTLELQGSQQGGASFVVCLPVDEADVHADRASC, encoded by the coding sequence ATGCTGGTTATCAGCCTGTTTCTCTGCGGTTCAATTTTATTTCAGATTCGCGGTGACTCAGGGGCTCAGTGGATTGTGCTCCGATATTTATATTTGCTCGTTGCTGTATCCTATCTTCAGGCGATGGTTTCATTGGTTCTGGTGAAATATGTCGGGCCTCTGAGATGGTTGGCCCAGAGTCAGGTTGTCTGGGACCTGGTCTTTGCCACATTTTTAATTTATCTTACCGGTGGTATTGCAAGTATCTTTTCGTCATTTTATATCCTGGTTATTTTGACCAGTGTCCTGCTTTTGTCCCGCAGGGATGTAATTCTAGTAGCCTCCGCTGCTGCCATTCTTTATGGTAGTCTGATAAACTTTCAATATTATCGACAGCTTCCACAGCTTCTTGGTGTTGTTTTTCCGACAGATGTCGGTGGGGCCGAAACACTTTATACGCTATTTATCAATATTGTCGCGTTTTTGGTTGTCGGTATCCTCGGAGGTATTCTGGTTGGGCGTTTGCTTCACAGCGAGGATGTGCGGCAACAGATCACCATCGACTATGAGGAACTAGAGCGGCTCAACCGTGCAATACTGGAGAACTTGACCAGTGGATTGGTGATCGTGGATCGCCAATTGCGCATTCGGTCACTAAATGCTGCCGCACAAGAGATGCTCGGTGGCTGTTTTAATGAATTGTACAATGCCACAATTTCCCGTTTTTTCCCGGACCAGATGTTCGTTCAAGAGGGACAATTCCAGGTGGTTTCCCGAGGGGAAGGCTGGCTTGTCGACCGGCATGATTGTCGCCGTCCCATCGGTTACAATACATCCATATTGACCGATCCGGATCGGCAGGTTGACGGGTTGCTGGTTACCTTTCAGGATTTGACGGATCTTAAGGAAATGGAAGAGCGGTTGAAGCGCAGTGACCGTTTGGCGGCCGTTGGTCAACTGGCAGCCGGGTTGGCACATGAAATTCGCAACCCCCTGGCTTCGATAAGCGGCTCCGTTCAACTACTCAAAGAAAATATTGCTCTTGGGGAAGAAGATCGTAGCCTGATGAATATAGTGGTTAAGGAAGCGGACCGCCTCAATGGCCTGTTAAGGGAATTTTTGTTGTTCGCACGCCCTTCGCCTCCGGAAAAGCAATGGTTTAGGGCCGAGGAGTTTGTCTCTGAGCTCGCTAATTTATGTTCGGCAGATAAACGCTTTAACAATATCGATATTCAAAGGCATTGTTCTCCGGATGATGAACTGTTAGGTGACAGAGGACAGTTGCGCCAGGCTCTGTGGAACCTCCTGATTAATGCAGCTGAGGCCATGCCTGATGGAGGTCGTTTGATATTCGATTTTCTTCCGAATCCTCCGAGATTGGTGGTTAGTGATACTGGGCCCGGAATTCCTGAATATCTTCGACAGAAAATATACGATCCATTTTTTACTACTAAGGACCATGGCACCGGCCTGGGATTAGCAACGGTACATAATATTGTCGAAGCGCATGGGGGGACTCTTGAGCTTCAAGGTAGCCAACAGGGCGGGGCCTCATTTGTTGTTTGTCTGCCGGTTGATGAGGCTGATGTTCATGCGGATAGGGCTTCCTGCTGA
- a CDS encoding type II secretion system F family protein → MAKFAWEGKTRGGDVQKGEMDAPNEAAVGAQLRRQGIMPSKIKERGKGLDVEIKIPGMGGKVTTKDLVVFTRQFATMIDAGLALVQCLDILGRQQENQVLKKVLVEVKEGVESGSTFADALSKHPKIFDELFVNLVAAGEVGGILDTILNRLAAYLEKAHKLKKKVKGAMTYPATVVGIAVIVIGVILVFVIPAFEKMFADFGGVLPLPTRIVIAISNFIQSWIFAIIGGVLLTSFLFKRFYATPKGRTLVDAYALKLPVFGVLIRKVAVAKFSRTLGTMISSGVPILDGLDIVAKTAGNKTVENAVYKVRQSISEGKTIAEPLEKTGVFPPMVCQMIGVGEQSGSIDGMLNKIADFYDDEVDEAVGNLTAMMEPMLMLFLGTTVGGLVIAMYLPIFKIAGTVGG, encoded by the coding sequence GTGGCCAAGTTTGCGTGGGAAGGCAAGACTCGCGGCGGAGATGTCCAAAAAGGTGAGATGGATGCACCCAATGAGGCAGCTGTCGGCGCACAGCTACGTCGTCAGGGCATCATGCCCTCCAAAATAAAAGAGCGCGGTAAGGGCCTCGATGTCGAGATAAAAATTCCGGGTATGGGGGGGAAGGTAACCACCAAGGACCTGGTTGTTTTTACACGGCAGTTCGCCACCATGATCGATGCAGGCCTGGCATTGGTTCAGTGTCTTGATATTCTGGGTCGGCAGCAAGAAAATCAAGTGTTAAAAAAGGTATTGGTAGAAGTTAAAGAGGGGGTAGAGTCCGGCTCCACTTTTGCCGATGCTTTAAGCAAACATCCCAAGATCTTTGACGAGCTGTTTGTTAACCTGGTGGCCGCCGGTGAAGTTGGCGGTATTTTGGATACCATCCTCAACCGATTGGCTGCTTATCTCGAAAAAGCCCATAAGCTTAAGAAAAAAGTTAAGGGCGCTATGACCTATCCTGCTACGGTTGTTGGTATTGCCGTCATTGTTATTGGGGTTATTCTTGTTTTCGTTATTCCTGCCTTTGAAAAAATGTTTGCCGATTTCGGTGGCGTGTTGCCATTGCCGACCCGTATCGTTATTGCCATAAGTAATTTTATTCAAAGTTGGATTTTTGCCATTATAGGCGGAGTGCTATTGACTAGCTTCCTTTTTAAACGCTTTTATGCGACCCCCAAGGGCCGAACCCTTGTCGATGCTTATGCGCTGAAATTGCCTGTGTTTGGCGTTTTGATCCGTAAAGTGGCCGTGGCCAAATTCTCTCGTACTTTGGGGACCATGATTTCCAGCGGTGTGCCGATTCTCGATGGACTTGATATTGTGGCTAAAACTGCTGGCAACAAAACGGTGGAAAATGCTGTGTATAAAGTCAGACAAAGTATAAGCGAGGGTAAAACAATCGCTGAACCATTAGAAAAAACAGGGGTTTTTCCTCCTATGGTATGCCAAATGATAGGGGTTGGTGAACAGTCTGGCTCTATCGATGGCATGTTGAATAAAATTGCTGATTTTTATGATGACGAGGTTGATGAAGCGGTTGGAAATCTTACTGCCATGATGGAGCCGATGCTCATGTTGTTTCTCGGTACGACAGTCGGTGGTCTGGTTATCGCCATGTATCTGCCGATCTTCAAGATTGCCGGAACCGTTGGTGGTTGA